From Fusobacterium russii ATCC 25533, a single genomic window includes:
- a CDS encoding ABC transporter permease, with protein MFWRMVKGTLFRQKSKMLMIAFTVALGISLATAMMNVMLGIGDKVNKELKTYGANITVMHKDASILDDLYGISGEGINDKFLLEKELPKIKQIFWGFAIVDFSPYLERNIETDKIPGKIKILGTWFEKHLSIPTGEEIDTGIKNLKNWWEVKGEWLKDSDENGIMLGSLLAGKYNIQIGDSLEIKGKEKTKNFVVKGIFNSGGDDDNTIYTTLHNVQELTGLEEKVSKIEVSALTTPDNDLARKAAQDPNSLTISEYETWYCTAYVSSISYQLQEVLTDSVAKPNRQVAESEGTILNKTELLMLLICILSSFASALGISNLITASVIERNQEIGLIKAIGGTTSRIITLILTEIVITGILGGIFGYILGLGFTQIIGKTVFSSYIEPAVIVIPINIALVFAVTLIGSIPAIRYLLTLRPTEVLHGR; from the coding sequence ATGTTTTGGAGAATGGTAAAGGGGACTTTATTTAGGCAAAAAAGTAAAATGTTAATGATAGCATTCACTGTTGCATTAGGAATTTCACTTGCTACAGCTATGATGAATGTAATGCTTGGAATAGGTGATAAGGTTAATAAAGAGCTGAAAACCTATGGTGCCAATATAACTGTTATGCATAAGGATGCTTCGATTTTAGATGATTTATATGGCATTAGTGGAGAAGGCATAAATGATAAATTTTTATTGGAAAAAGAACTACCCAAAATTAAACAAATATTTTGGGGTTTTGCTATTGTTGATTTTTCACCATACTTAGAGAGAAACATAGAAACAGATAAAATTCCGGGGAAAATAAAAATATTAGGAACTTGGTTTGAAAAACATTTGAGTATACCAACTGGTGAGGAAATAGATACAGGAATTAAAAATTTAAAAAATTGGTGGGAAGTAAAAGGTGAATGGCTAAAAGATAGTGACGAAAATGGCATTATGCTTGGCAGTTTACTTGCTGGAAAATATAATATACAAATTGGGGATAGTCTGGAAATAAAAGGGAAAGAAAAAACTAAAAACTTTGTTGTAAAAGGAATTTTTAACTCAGGCGGAGATGATGATAATACAATTTATACAACTTTACATAATGTGCAAGAATTGACAGGACTTGAGGAGAAAGTAAGTAAAATTGAAGTTTCAGCTCTTACTACACCTGATAATGATTTGGCAAGAAAAGCAGCACAGGATCCAAATAGTTTAACAATTTCCGAATATGAAACTTGGTATTGTACAGCTTATGTAAGTTCTATAAGTTACCAGCTACAAGAAGTATTAACCGACAGTGTTGCAAAACCCAATAGGCAGGTTGCTGAGTCAGAAGGGACAATACTCAATAAAACCGAACTTTTGATGTTGCTTATTTGCATATTAAGTTCATTTGCCTCTGCACTGGGTATATCTAATTTAATAACAGCATCTGTTATAGAAAGAAATCAGGAAATTGGACTTATAAAGGCAATAGGCGGAACAACTTCAAGAATTATTACTTTAATACTTACAGAAATTGTTATAACGGGCATTTTAGGTGGAATTTTTGGTTATATTTTAGGCTTAGGTTTTACACAAATAATTGGAAAAACAGTTTTTTCTTCATATATAGAACCAGCAGTCATTGTTATTCCTATTAATATAGCTTTAGTTTTTGCAGTTACTTTAATTGGAAGCATACCGGCTATAAGATATTTATTGACTTTAAGACCAACAGAAGTTTTGCATGGAAGATAA